A stretch of the Psychroserpens sp. Hel_I_66 genome encodes the following:
- a CDS encoding NACHT domain-containing protein has product MDYLFENLGDERFQEICHALINSEFPNSQAFPVGQPDGGRDSIVYLTENVNKEFIVFQIKYVKNPNKDEPHKWLTKILKKESKKIEELIPKGAKKFYLMTNARGTAHLDAGSIDKVNKILEENISIPSICWWRDDISRKLESKNDIKWSYSEILNGQDVLNNLVFENINENRDRRESVIKAYLKDQYDIDNEVKFKQIELQNKLLDLFTDVPINIKKINEKNKILKNILISQGLYQRYKSENRTDYEDGSSDEIGAASFILNSNIQKGIKRVLIEGGPGQGKSTISQYVCQIHRIKLLNKKHELTLIPKNISESPVRLPFKIDLRDIALWVERKNPYNNIISDEKFASLWQNTLESFLIAHISYHSGLDDFNTLDLISVLKLSSVLFIFDGFDEVANLKSREAIIIFINKGISRLSENTSSIQVVITSRPAAFSSIVGFSIDLYPHFELTDITPSVINEYVEKWIKSRKLDNRKASEIRNLVNEKLKVPHLKDLAKSPMQLAILISLLNTRGESLPNKRTALYDSYIELFFNRESEKSFLIRDNRDLIIDIHEYLAWVLHSEAELYRNSGRIEIQVLHEKLNHYLVKEGHKNIIAEQLFKVMEERVCALVSRVQGTFEFEVQPLREYFAAKYLYNTSPYSPPGKNFPGTKPDRFDAISKNLYWQNVCRFFAGCFDKGELPMIIEKLNEMQEDEHLKYTNYPRLLTSQLLSDYVFTQYPRLLNQVVKLIVSEVQLGKILNQNERGRSDDSILLPIECGRLELVTECFNQLKLLPSKDYAEELIGIINNNPLNKIDFWKNSLSNYSNKDLTKWLEFAYKLRIIFQLENDLLLTIINESESEKTKRLQYLIHGNKEEVINENIELKDEALSAILNKELFYSPGREMIKSFGVLTIIFHSHVLSMAFKDVEYDRSFLNIFDDFLMRRPSKRKEKNESILKFECVDKIDEKISNFVKDTKNVLEKPVSTWINSIENWDIFTEKARKHFGDNLTIEVLAIISANIKTKDKRFDGYENLNDNKLSLCKRVCSARMKSGNLNYWTNQFTISEDLNFTLFVFLTWATPRTIIKLSEIVSEKISELNSTQFLRLDLGLSRILEISSFTSTQIKFLEQNFNHEFSNEFKYLLMHRVPYNLKNKFVYNNIRSVTGKLNSIFDLKLEFLIDTFLKKPSNKSVLLEIKKIYSKATNFNMNEYRYRRAISNENHEIPVIIAKMIMEEDNLYPKYLVSIAENVCWRDAINKKKKVGNIAIEEKWFDYSVTS; this is encoded by the coding sequence ATGGATTATTTATTTGAAAACCTAGGGGATGAAAGGTTCCAAGAAATTTGTCATGCATTAATTAACAGTGAATTTCCTAATTCGCAAGCTTTTCCAGTTGGACAACCAGATGGAGGGAGAGACTCTATAGTATATTTAACAGAGAATGTCAATAAAGAGTTTATCGTATTTCAAATAAAATACGTAAAAAACCCAAATAAAGATGAGCCTCATAAATGGTTAACTAAAATTCTAAAAAAAGAATCAAAGAAAATTGAAGAATTGATACCTAAAGGTGCAAAAAAATTCTACTTAATGACAAATGCAAGAGGAACTGCACACCTAGATGCTGGATCAATTGATAAAGTAAATAAAATTTTAGAAGAAAATATAAGTATTCCATCAATTTGTTGGTGGAGAGATGATATTTCAAGAAAATTAGAATCTAAAAATGATATAAAATGGTCTTATTCAGAGATATTAAATGGCCAAGATGTTTTAAATAATTTAGTTTTTGAAAATATCAATGAAAATAGAGACAGAAGAGAAAGCGTTATAAAAGCCTATTTAAAAGATCAGTATGATATCGATAATGAAGTGAAATTTAAACAAATTGAGTTACAAAACAAGCTGTTAGACCTATTTACTGATGTTCCGATTAACATTAAAAAAATAAATGAGAAAAATAAGATTCTAAAAAATATTTTAATTTCTCAAGGTCTTTATCAAAGATACAAAAGTGAAAACCGAACTGATTATGAAGACGGAAGTTCAGATGAAATTGGTGCAGCTAGTTTTATTTTAAATTCAAATATTCAAAAGGGAATTAAAAGAGTATTAATTGAAGGAGGACCTGGTCAAGGTAAGTCAACCATTTCGCAATATGTTTGTCAAATACATAGGATTAAACTATTGAATAAAAAACATGAATTAACTCTTATTCCCAAGAATATATCAGAATCACCCGTAAGATTACCTTTTAAAATTGATTTAAGAGATATTGCATTATGGGTGGAGAGAAAAAACCCTTATAATAATATTATTAGTGATGAAAAATTCGCTAGTTTATGGCAAAATACACTTGAATCTTTTCTAATTGCGCATATATCATATCATTCAGGTTTAGATGATTTTAACACTCTTGATTTAATTTCGGTTTTAAAATTAAGTTCTGTTCTTTTTATTTTTGATGGATTTGATGAAGTGGCAAATTTAAAATCAAGAGAGGCTATAATTATTTTTATAAATAAAGGAATAAGTAGATTATCAGAAAACACAAGCTCAATACAAGTTGTAATAACTAGCAGACCAGCTGCTTTCTCTAGCATAGTTGGTTTTTCTATTGATCTTTACCCACATTTTGAATTAACAGACATAACACCAAGTGTAATAAATGAATATGTTGAAAAATGGATAAAGTCAAGAAAGCTAGATAATAGAAAAGCTTCAGAAATTAGGAATTTAGTAAATGAAAAATTGAAAGTTCCACACTTGAAAGATTTAGCCAAAAGTCCTATGCAATTAGCTATTTTAATTAGCTTACTCAATACTAGAGGCGAATCATTGCCAAATAAAAGAACTGCATTATATGACAGTTATATTGAGTTGTTTTTTAATAGAGAATCTGAAAAAAGTTTTTTAATAAGAGATAATAGAGATTTAATTATTGATATACATGAATATTTAGCTTGGGTTTTACACTCTGAGGCTGAATTATATAGAAATAGTGGAAGAATTGAAATTCAAGTGCTACATGAAAAATTGAATCATTATTTAGTTAAAGAGGGTCATAAAAATATTATTGCAGAACAATTATTTAAAGTTATGGAAGAAAGAGTTTGCGCTTTAGTTTCTAGAGTTCAAGGGACTTTTGAATTTGAAGTGCAACCTCTAAGAGAATACTTCGCTGCAAAATATCTATATAATACATCGCCATATTCTCCGCCTGGAAAAAACTTTCCTGGAACGAAGCCAGATAGATTTGATGCAATTTCAAAAAATTTATATTGGCAGAATGTATGTAGATTTTTTGCTGGATGTTTTGATAAAGGTGAATTACCTATGATAATCGAAAAACTCAATGAAATGCAGGAGGATGAGCATTTAAAATACACGAATTATCCTCGTTTACTTACTTCTCAACTTTTATCAGATTATGTTTTCACCCAATATCCAAGACTATTAAATCAAGTAGTAAAATTGATTGTTTCTGAAGTACAATTAGGGAAAATTCTTAACCAAAATGAAAGAGGAAGAAGTGATGATTCAATTTTATTGCCAATAGAATGTGGTAGATTAGAATTAGTTACTGAATGTTTTAATCAATTAAAATTATTACCATCAAAAGATTATGCAGAAGAATTAATAGGTATAATAAATAATAATCCTCTTAATAAAATAGATTTTTGGAAGAATTCTTTGTCAAATTATTCAAATAAAGATTTAACAAAATGGCTAGAATTTGCGTATAAATTAAGAATTATATTTCAGCTCGAAAATGACCTTTTACTCACAATAATTAATGAGTCAGAATCTGAAAAAACAAAAAGATTACAATATTTGATACATGGGAATAAAGAAGAAGTAATAAATGAAAACATAGAACTTAAAGATGAGGCATTAAGTGCTATTTTAAATAAAGAATTATTTTATAGTCCAGGAAGAGAAATGATTAAAAGTTTTGGTGTACTTACTATAATATTTCACAGTCATGTTCTTTCTATGGCATTTAAAGATGTTGAATATGATAGGTCGTTCTTAAATATTTTTGATGATTTCCTTATGAGAAGACCTTCAAAAAGAAAAGAAAAAAATGAGTCCATTTTGAAATTTGAATGTGTTGACAAAATAGATGAGAAAATCTCAAACTTTGTAAAGGATACTAAAAACGTATTAGAAAAACCAGTTTCTACTTGGATAAATTCAATAGAAAATTGGGATATCTTCACGGAGAAAGCTAGGAAGCACTTTGGAGATAATTTAACCATTGAAGTTTTAGCAATAATAAGTGCTAATATTAAAACAAAAGATAAAAGGTTTGATGGTTATGAAAATTTAAATGATAATAAATTATCATTATGTAAAAGGGTATGCTCTGCTAGAATGAAATCAGGGAATTTAAATTATTGGACTAACCAATTTACCATTTCAGAAGACTTAAATTTTACTTTATTCGTATTTTTGACTTGGGCAACACCAAGAACGATAATAAAACTATCAGAAATTGTATCAGAGAAAATTAGTGAATTAAATTCAACTCAATTTTTAAGATTAGATTTAGGTTTATCTAGAATACTTGAAATTTCAAGTTTTACTTCGACACAAATAAAGTTTTTAGAACAAAATTTTAATCATGAGTTTTCTAATGAATTTAAGTATTTATTAATGCATCGCGTTCCATATAATCTTAAAAATAAATTTGTTTATAATAATATTAGGTCAGTAACTGGTAAACTCAATTCTATTTTTGATTTAAAACTAGAGTTTTTAATAGACACTTTTCTTAAGAAACCTAGTAATAAAAGTGTTTTGTTAGAAATTAAGAAAATTTATTCAAAGGCTACTAATTTTAACATGAATGAATATCGTTACAGACGAGCTATAAGTAATGAAAACCATGAAATCCCTGTAATCATAGCAAAAATGATAATGGAGGAGGATAATCTTTATCCAAAGTATTTAGTCTCCATAGCAGAAAATGTTTGTTGGAGAGATGCAATTAATAAAAAGAAAAAAGTTGGAAACATTGCAATTGAAGAAAAGTGGTTTGATTATAGCGTGACCTCATAA
- a CDS encoding DUF2237 family protein, with the protein MDTSTTVLNVLGTSLEHCSCDPMTGYLRDGFCNTTPDDFGTHVVCAVVTKAFLEYSASKGNDLMTPIPQWNFPGLKPGDKWCLCVSRWKQAEKANCAPHVDLSATHAITLNYVSLELLQQYAI; encoded by the coding sequence ATGGATACTTCAACAACGGTATTAAATGTATTGGGTACATCTTTAGAACATTGCTCATGTGATCCCATGACTGGATATTTACGCGATGGCTTTTGCAATACAACACCTGACGATTTTGGAACTCATGTGGTTTGTGCGGTCGTGACTAAAGCATTTTTAGAGTATTCTGCGTCTAAGGGCAATGATTTAATGACGCCAATCCCACAATGGAATTTCCCAGGACTCAAACCTGGTGATAAATGGTGTCTCTGTGTATCGCGTTGGAAACAAGCCGAAAAAGCCAATTGTGCTCCGCATGTCGATTTATCTGCTACACATGCCATTACCTTAAACTATGTGTCCTTAGAACTTCTACAGCAGTACGCGATATAA
- a CDS encoding alkene reductase, with protein sequence MSIFDAFTLGKLKLKNKIVMAPMTRSRAIDNVPNDLMAKYYGQRASAGLIISEGTSPSVNGIGYPRIPGAYSPAQIEGWKQIAETVHEKGGKFFVQLMHCGRICASENVPQGGEVIAPSAVHAAGEMYTDSKGLVAHETPRAMTKEDIIKAQNEYVNCSRLLVERAGVDGIELHSANGYLMDQFLNPKSNLRDDEYGGNFENRARFVLETAKKVVDAIGADKVGIRFSPYGAMNDVEHNYDDLVELYTHLAVKLKELGILYIHIVDHTGSMGAPDFKTEIKGTIKGAFAGPIITGGDIDSKKDAEQVLEDGFDLAYMGRPFISNPDLVDKLKNDKELTEPKQDLFYTPGKEGYTDY encoded by the coding sequence ATGAGCATATTTGATGCATTCACATTAGGCAAACTTAAACTAAAAAATAAAATAGTCATGGCTCCAATGACCAGATCGAGAGCTATTGACAATGTTCCAAACGATTTGATGGCCAAGTATTACGGGCAACGCGCTTCAGCAGGTCTTATTATTTCTGAAGGAACGTCACCATCGGTAAACGGGATTGGATATCCTAGAATTCCTGGTGCTTACAGTCCTGCGCAGATAGAAGGGTGGAAGCAAATTGCTGAAACCGTTCATGAAAAAGGAGGGAAGTTCTTTGTGCAATTAATGCATTGCGGACGTATTTGTGCTTCGGAAAATGTACCACAAGGTGGAGAGGTCATCGCACCAAGTGCAGTACATGCAGCAGGAGAGATGTACACCGATTCTAAAGGATTGGTTGCTCATGAAACGCCAAGAGCTATGACTAAAGAAGATATCATAAAAGCACAAAACGAATACGTTAACTGTTCTAGATTATTGGTGGAGCGTGCAGGCGTTGATGGGATTGAGTTACATAGTGCCAATGGGTACTTGATGGACCAGTTTTTGAATCCTAAATCAAATCTAAGAGACGATGAATATGGTGGTAATTTTGAAAACAGAGCGCGCTTTGTTTTAGAAACTGCTAAAAAAGTAGTAGATGCCATTGGAGCAGATAAAGTAGGAATACGATTTTCACCTTACGGTGCCATGAACGATGTTGAGCATAACTACGATGATCTGGTAGAATTGTACACGCATCTTGCAGTAAAACTAAAAGAATTAGGAATCTTATATATCCATATTGTAGATCATACAGGATCTATGGGAGCACCAGATTTTAAGACCGAAATCAAAGGTACGATCAAAGGTGCTTTTGCTGGACCAATTATAACTGGAGGCGATATTGATTCTAAAAAGGATGCAGAGCAAGTGCTTGAAGACGGATTTGACTTAGCTTACATGGGAAGACCATTTATAAGTAATCCAGATTTGGTAGATAAATTGAAGAATGATAAAGAGTTAACCGAGCCTAAGCAAGATTTATTCTATACACCAGGAAAAGAAGGTTATACAGACTATTAA
- a CDS encoding DUF6090 family protein, whose translation MKFFNKKRFLLFRGTRFQKYITYALGEIILVVCGILIALAINNWRQTKADDRELERIISVVKADLKNDLKETKVIIDSSTASYKLTAKILLDDNFKDSLRDCYDCRYIINEAIPVNLHRKGYNLLVGFNKDSKNNSAIKDSLLAFYSLYKLEDFKLLNDLVVDEVIDNFKYMRDHFDWFSNYQLQGVCEEDCLDYFSSQTYINRLTYFDLMANDNYLLAISHYRGELKKVLNYLDSNETIP comes from the coding sequence ATGAAGTTTTTTAATAAAAAGCGGTTTTTACTGTTTAGAGGCACTCGGTTTCAGAAGTATATCACTTATGCTCTCGGAGAAATAATATTAGTGGTTTGCGGTATTTTAATAGCTCTGGCAATTAATAACTGGAGACAAACTAAAGCTGATGACAGGGAGCTGGAACGGATTATATCTGTAGTAAAAGCAGATTTAAAAAATGATTTGAAAGAGACTAAAGTAATTATAGACTCGTCTACTGCATCTTACAAATTAACAGCAAAAATACTCTTAGACGATAATTTTAAGGACTCCTTAAGAGATTGTTACGATTGCAGATATATTATTAACGAAGCTATTCCTGTCAATTTGCATAGAAAGGGCTACAACTTATTGGTAGGCTTCAATAAAGACTCAAAAAATAATTCTGCCATTAAAGATTCTCTACTGGCTTTCTATAGTTTGTATAAGTTAGAAGATTTCAAGCTTCTCAATGATCTCGTTGTTGATGAAGTCATTGATAATTTCAAATATATGAGAGATCATTTTGATTGGTTTTCAAATTACCAATTACAAGGAGTTTGTGAAGAAGACTGTCTAGATTATTTTTCAAGTCAAACCTATATTAACCGATTGACTTATTTTGACCTCATGGCAAACGATAACTATTTGTTAGCAATTTCACATTATAGAGGCGAACTAAAAAAAGTTTTAAATTATTTAGATTCAAATGAAACTATTCCATAA
- a CDS encoding zinc-dependent metalloprotease — protein MKKSILYFLILLFSLAPNLHQAQSKSKKRSKKDKTETVDSKTTPKKNEGKIKPYDKVITKDAITDEGLFKVHKIGEKYYFEIPHEHLQKDMLLVSRIAKLPANLGGGYINAGTKTGERLVAWERFDNKILIKERSYNAVADEELPISISVKSNNYDPTLFAFDIAAFSKDSTATVIDVTKFYNSDVKAISGLSGRLRTSYKVKNLDASRSFINEMKSFPQNIEVIQDMTYNASNPPSAESAETISLQMNQSMILLPEEPMQPRFADERVGWFTFSQVDYGSEKLKADTKTYIRRWRLEPKDPEAYARGELVEPVKPIVYYLDPATPENLRKYIKQGIELWQGPFETAGFKNAIIAKDPPTKEEDPDFSPEDIRYSVIRYVASETRNAIGPSVSDPRSGEIIESDIIWYHNHLRSYRNRYLLETGAANPNARTLDTPSEDIGEMMKMVIAHEVGHALGLPHNMSASKAYSVEDYRNGAFTQEFGIASTIMDYARYNYIAQPGDENIRFIRQIGPYDHYAINWGYRAIPNANSADSERNTLDKWIMDKAGDPKYVFGKQSSRFDPTSQTEDIGNDAIKASDYALKNLKYVTQQLPQWTSSQTNDYDDLEELYGELLGCYNRYVGHVLGNIGGVEEHLITPSQGGIAYEAVPKQTQQQSMQWLHDNAFETPNWLMDKSLLQNIDYNGYTERLRRLQSRYLEALLSFDKLGRLIDHETVDATNYSALSMIQDLRKGVFSEVNSTKNVDVYRRNLQRAFVDRMGYLMTEDLESNRRGDYFNVSQSDIRAIVRGELNNLKRQVATAGNREINTVSKYHYKDLVERIEDILDPE, from the coding sequence ATGAAAAAATCAATTCTGTACTTTTTAATTTTACTCTTTAGTTTAGCGCCAAATCTCCATCAAGCACAGTCAAAGTCTAAGAAACGCTCAAAAAAAGATAAAACCGAAACTGTAGATTCTAAAACAACTCCAAAGAAGAATGAAGGCAAAATAAAACCCTATGATAAGGTTATAACAAAAGATGCGATTACAGATGAGGGTTTATTTAAAGTCCATAAAATAGGAGAGAAGTACTATTTTGAGATCCCTCATGAACATTTACAAAAAGACATGCTTCTAGTGAGCAGAATAGCAAAATTACCAGCAAACTTAGGTGGTGGTTACATCAATGCTGGAACAAAAACTGGTGAACGCTTGGTGGCTTGGGAGCGTTTTGACAATAAAATATTAATAAAAGAGCGCTCTTATAATGCTGTGGCAGATGAGGAATTGCCAATAAGTATATCGGTTAAATCCAATAATTACGATCCCACGTTATTTGCTTTTGATATAGCTGCATTTAGTAAAGATTCTACAGCAACAGTTATTGATGTTACGAAATTCTATAACTCAGATGTAAAGGCTATAAGCGGACTTTCAGGACGTTTACGCACCAGTTATAAAGTAAAAAATCTAGATGCTTCCCGAAGTTTTATCAACGAAATGAAGAGTTTTCCGCAGAATATAGAAGTGATTCAGGATATGACCTATAACGCCTCAAATCCTCCATCTGCGGAATCTGCGGAAACAATAAGCTTGCAAATGAACCAATCTATGATTTTATTGCCAGAAGAGCCAATGCAACCGCGATTTGCAGACGAACGCGTGGGATGGTTTACATTTAGCCAAGTAGATTACGGTAGTGAAAAATTAAAGGCAGATACAAAAACGTATATCCGCAGATGGCGATTAGAACCAAAAGATCCAGAAGCCTATGCAAGAGGAGAATTGGTCGAACCAGTTAAACCTATTGTTTACTATCTCGATCCTGCAACGCCAGAGAATTTACGCAAATATATTAAGCAAGGTATCGAGCTTTGGCAAGGTCCTTTTGAAACCGCAGGATTTAAGAATGCAATCATCGCTAAAGATCCTCCAACAAAAGAAGAAGATCCAGACTTTAGCCCAGAAGACATACGCTATTCTGTAATAAGATACGTAGCTAGTGAAACCCGTAATGCGATTGGACCAAGTGTTTCAGATCCTAGAAGTGGTGAAATTATTGAAAGTGATATTATTTGGTACCATAACCATTTACGCTCATACAGAAATCGCTATCTGTTAGAAACAGGAGCAGCCAATCCAAATGCAAGAACGTTAGACACACCATCTGAAGATATCGGTGAAATGATGAAAATGGTGATTGCTCATGAGGTTGGACATGCGTTGGGTTTACCTCATAACATGAGCGCCAGTAAGGCTTATAGTGTAGAAGATTATAGAAATGGAGCGTTTACCCAAGAATTTGGGATTGCCTCCACAATTATGGATTATGCTCGTTATAACTACATTGCTCAGCCAGGAGACGAAAATATTAGGTTTATTAGACAGATTGGACCCTATGATCATTATGCTATAAATTGGGGTTACAGAGCAATACCCAATGCTAATTCTGCCGATTCAGAGCGTAATACACTTGATAAATGGATAATGGATAAAGCAGGAGACCCTAAATATGTCTTCGGAAAGCAAAGCAGTAGATTTGATCCTACCTCGCAAACAGAAGATATTGGAAACGATGCCATTAAAGCGTCTGATTACGCGCTTAAAAACCTCAAATATGTAACACAGCAATTACCACAATGGACGAGTAGCCAAACTAATGATTATGATGATTTAGAAGAATTATACGGTGAACTATTAGGTTGTTATAATCGATACGTTGGACATGTTTTAGGTAACATTGGTGGTGTTGAAGAACATTTAATTACACCAAGCCAAGGTGGTATTGCTTATGAAGCTGTACCTAAACAAACACAGCAGCAATCTATGCAATGGTTGCATGATAACGCATTTGAAACACCTAATTGGTTAATGGATAAGTCATTACTCCAAAATATAGACTATAATGGTTATACGGAACGTTTAAGACGTTTACAGAGCAGATATCTAGAGGCTCTTTTAAGCTTTGACAAATTAGGTCGCTTAATAGATCATGAAACTGTAGATGCTACCAATTATAGTGCTTTATCAATGATTCAGGATTTACGCAAAGGCGTTTTTTCCGAAGTAAACAGTACAAAGAATGTTGATGTTTACAGAAGGAATCTACAACGTGCTTTTGTAGATCGTATGGGATATTTAATGACCGAAGATCTAGAATCCAATAGGAGAGGGGATTACTTTAATGTGTCACAGTCGGATATTAGAGCCATTGTTAGAGGTGAATTAAATAACTTAAAACGTCAAGTTGCAACTGCTGGCAATAGAGAAATCAATACCGTTTCTAAATACCATTATAAGGATTTGGTAGAACGTATTGAAGATATCTTAGATCCTGAGTGA
- a CDS encoding mechanosensitive ion channel family protein, whose amino-acid sequence MSYFMEIGNYVDKLYEKLEGWSEAIILRLPNLVLAILVIVLFYFISKGVKSILKKILLKRMSNASVRQIIIKLVSMLIVLIGFFIALGVLDLDKALTSILAGAGVVALAIGLALQGTLNNTFSGVLLSFLPRIRINDYIETSSHKGFVEEISLRNFVLRQPDNQIVVMPNSMIIDEPFTNYSLTDRGRITVNCGVGYGSKLRNVKEMVTKLMEENFPQKEGEKVEFYWLEFGDSSINFMTRFYIDYTKPGQFFDRQSEAIMLIKEEFDKNGINIPFPIRTLMMDTPVHLAKDKND is encoded by the coding sequence ATGTCATACTTTATGGAAATTGGAAACTATGTAGATAAACTCTACGAAAAACTTGAAGGCTGGAGCGAAGCCATTATACTTAGACTACCAAATCTGGTATTGGCCATATTGGTTATTGTCTTATTTTATTTTATCTCAAAAGGGGTGAAATCTATATTGAAAAAGATCTTGTTGAAGAGAATGAGCAATGCGTCGGTAAGGCAAATTATCATAAAATTAGTGTCTATGCTAATTGTTCTTATAGGGTTTTTTATCGCACTTGGCGTTTTAGATCTCGATAAAGCATTAACTTCAATACTGGCAGGAGCAGGAGTAGTGGCATTGGCTATTGGTCTAGCGTTACAAGGCACATTAAACAATACATTCTCTGGTGTGCTTTTATCGTTTCTGCCAAGAATAAGAATCAATGATTATATAGAAACATCCAGTCACAAAGGTTTTGTTGAAGAAATCTCTCTTCGGAATTTCGTATTGAGACAACCCGATAACCAGATAGTAGTGATGCCAAACTCAATGATAATTGATGAGCCATTTACTAATTATTCTCTGACCGATAGAGGACGAATCACGGTAAATTGCGGAGTTGGTTACGGTTCAAAACTAAGAAACGTAAAAGAAATGGTCACAAAATTAATGGAAGAAAATTTTCCGCAGAAAGAAGGGGAGAAAGTAGAATTCTATTGGTTGGAGTTTGGAGATAGTTCTATAAATTTCATGACACGTTTTTATATAGATTATACAAAACCCGGTCAATTTTTTGATAGGCAAAGTGAGGCAATCATGCTTATTAAAGAAGAATTTGATAAAAATGGTATCAATATTCCTTTTCCAATACGTACGCTTATGATGGATACACCTGTACATTTGGCAAAAGATAAGAACGACTAA